A genomic segment from Nicotiana tabacum cultivar K326 chromosome 7, ASM71507v2, whole genome shotgun sequence encodes:
- the LOC107795969 gene encoding uncharacterized protein LOC107795969 isoform X1 encodes MSEPAKVRLVRCPKCENLLPELTDYSVYQCGGCGAVLRVTAKNKNGELEEFAGKSEEETVGGIVENFDLSGKKLMNIGEGSGYDVKSNTSSSSTRERRRVLCDAPETYETSFRNVAGDWANEDERVMYKTNIDEQGQENMVNEFAFDSRNGKEIETRRPGRVPNWRIRERSEAEVLPRVRRVNLQGMRNSSSINSEEGPSGYCSGSNYDTDNRLYRNDVDGIDQDEQIQENIAKEFDLFDSQHGKEVEIRRAGRVPDWRSKENSEAEVLPRARRVDLEGMRYASSINSEEGPSGYWSGSNYDNDKRLYRKDVDGFNQVDRPVDERAELLRKFDELKEQLNRFGDVPEKPNERVPLERRMAHHGNPYDLFPQSSTRIMNRASAQNPVSGERPPYLNHYNAPSPFMNTAGGGFYPPRDHIQGYGGPPRSQLFSGDPYQTPDPFQLQPSHGHFPGRSMDNEIPPTDPFRPYQPQTNPHHSSCSCFHCCNVNQIRSRGPPTGFGDKRFSDIPQKPMFYRHQNSGAFGKQDYNPRNANSLPSKPQNSLSQMTHSGDMNSAAGGYARQHPPRVQPSGQQCRPVAGGAPFLTCYNCFELLQLPKEVFRGGKRRKMKCGACSTVMVIAVLDNRLAISIEERVDKSTDKMDHQHRVMLNEGNPYSNAHTNRPSMTFSSEDYDTSRYDFHAMDQELRSLSTGRGSSIKSAEMRSLGSTSSRSSREEDNLINAAATMEKSDSVLPMKGKESPPPAGSPLQEYFEYSNKFHVANRLDHGNRSVRSDAEKLMQKKTTLQQNSAKDTAVATEMDIPSNEYGNTGSSLESGGSSKEGDQLKATKESFFSGIIKKSFKEFSRSDHSAEEEKANTTVNGHLIPDRLIKKAEKRAGRIQPGHYWYDFRAGFWGVTGGPCLGIIPPFIEEFNYPMPEKCAGGNTGVFVNGRELHPKDLKLLSSRGLPAERDRSYIIEISGRVLDEDSGEELESLGKLAPTIEKAKHGFGMRLPKVAA; translated from the exons ATGTCTGAACCAGCAAAGGTTCGTTTGGTTCGTTGCCCAAAGTGTGAAAATTTACTTCCTGAGCTCACTGATTATTCTGTTTACCAGTGTGGTGGTTGTGGTGCTGTTTTACGAG TTAcagccaaaaataaaaatggggaGTTAGAGGAATTTGCTGGGAAGTCTGAAGAAGAAACTGTGGGAGGAATTGTGGAGAATTTTGATCTTTCAGGGAAGAAACTTATGAATATAGGTGAGGGTTCGGGGTATGATGTCAAGTCAAATACTAGTTCTTCCAGCACAAGGGAGAGGAGGAGGGTTTTGTGCGATGCGCCTGAAACTTACGAGACCAGTTTTAGGAATGTTGCTGGTGATTGGGCTAATGAGGATGAGAGGGTGATGTATAAGACTAACATTGATGAACAAGGTCAAGAAAATATGGTCAATGAGTTTGCTTTTGACTCCCGGAATGGAAAAGAAATTGAAACTCGAAGACCAGGCCGAGTTCCAAATTGGAGAATTAGGGAGAGAAGTGAGGCTGAGGTTTTGCCCAGGGTTAGAAGAGTTAATCTTCAAGGTATGAGGAATTCATCCTCCATTAACTCAGAAGAGGGTCCGTCGGGCTACTGTTCAGGCTCAAATTATGATACTGATAACAGGTTGTACAGGAACGATGTGGATGGGATCGATCAGGATGaacaaattcaagaaaatatAGCTAAAGAATTTGATCTTTTTGACTCCCAGCATGGAAAAGAAGTTGAAATCCGAAGAGCAGGCCGCGTTCCAGATTGGAGAAGTAAGGAGAATTCTGAGGCAGAGGTGTTGCCCAGGGCTAGAAGAGTTGATCTTGAAGGTATGAGGTATGCGTCCTCCATTAACTCAGAAGAGGGTCCTTCTGGCTACTGGTCAGGTTCAaattatgataatgataagaggTTGTATAGGAAGGATGTGGATGGGTTCAATCAGGTTGATCGTCCCGTTGATGAGCGCGCAGAgcttttgagaaagtttgatgagCTAAAAGAACAGCTCAATCGGTTTGGTGATGTGCCTGAGAAGCCTAACGAAAGAGTCCCACTTGAAAGGAGGATGGCTCATCATGGAAATCCCTATGATCTGTTTCCTCAAAGCTCTACAAGGATCATGAATAGAGCTTCGGCACAAAATCCTGTATCTGGTGAAAGACCTCCCTATCTGAACCACTACAATGCGCCCTCGCCTTTTATGAATACAGCTGGTGGTGGATTTTATCCTCCTAGAGACCATATCCAGGGATATGGAGGTCCTCCCAGGTCCCAGTTGTTTAGTGGAGATCCATACCAAACCCCGGATCCATTTCAATTGCAGCCATCTCATGGCCATTTTCCTGGGCGCTCAATGGACAATGAAATCCCACCTACGGATCCTTTTCGACCTTACCAGCCTCAGACTAATCCTCATCATTCATCTTGCAGTTGTTTTCATTGCTGCAATGTAAATCAAATCCGTAGTCGAGGTCCACCCACTGGTTTTGGTGATAAAAGGTTCTCTGACATTCCCCAGAAACCAATGTTCTACCGTCATCAAAATAGTGGTGCATTTGGTAAGCAAGATTATAATCCTCGAAATGCCAATTCTCTTCCATCAAAGCCGCAAAATTCTCTATCACAAATGACTCATTCTGGTGATATGAACTCTGCAGCGGGTGGTTATGCTCGTCAACATCCTCCCAGGGTGCAGCCTAGTGGACAACAATGCCGCCCTGTGGCTGGCGGAGCCCCATTTTTGACGTGCTACAATTGTTTTGAGTTGCTGCAATTGCCTAAGGAAGTTTTTCGTGGAGGTAAAAGGCGAAAAATGAAATGTGGGGCATGTTCTACAGTTATGGTTATTGCAGTTTTAGACAATAGACTTGCTATTTCTATTGAAGAACGAGTGGATAAAAGCACTGACAAGATGGATCATCAGCATAGAGTCATGTTGAATGAAGGGAATCCATACTCCAATGCACATACAAACCGTCCTAGCATGACCTTCTCTTCTGAAGATTACGATACTTCTAGATATGATTTCCATGCAATGGATCAAGAACTCAGGTCACTGTCAACAGGCCGTGGAAGTTCCATTAAATCTGCCGAGATGAGAAGCCTTGGTTCTACATCTTCCCGGAGTTCAAGGGAAGAGGACAACCTCATTAATGCTGCTGCAACAATGGAAAAGTCTGACTCTGTGCTGCCAATGAAGGGTAAAGAATCTCCACCACCAGCTGGTTCACCACTGCAAGAATACTTTGAGTATTCTAACAAATTTCATGTAGCCAACCGCCTGGATCATGGAAACAGAAGTGTGCGCTCTGATGCAGAGAAGCTGATGCAGAAAAAGACTACTTTACAGCAAAACTCCGCTAAAGATACAGCTGTAGCAACTGAGATGGACATACCATCCAATGAGTATGGTAACACCGGTTCGTCTTTAGAGTCCGGTGGATCTAGTAAAGAAGGAGACCAACTGAAAGCTACTAAAGAATCATTTTTCTCTGGCATCATAAAGAAGAGCTTTAAAGAATTCAGCCGATCCGATCATTCCGCGGAGGAGGAAAAAGCCAATACTACAGTTAACGGGCATCTTATACCAGATCGGTTGATTAAAAAGGCAGAAAAGCGTGCTGGACGGATACAACCTGGACATTACTG GTATGACTTTCGAGCTGGATTCTGGGGAGTAACTGGTGGTCCTTGTCTGGGCATTATCCCT CCATTCATTGAAGAATTCAATTATCCCATGCCTGAGAAATGTGCTGGTGGAAATACTGGAGTATTTGTGAACGGGAGAGAGCTTCACCCAAAGGATCTGAAATTACTTTCGAGTAGAGGTCTCCCAGCCGAGAGAGACAGATCTTATATTATTGAAATTTCTGGCAGAGTCCTTGATGAGGACTCTGGTGAAGAGTTGGAGAGCCTGGGCAAACTTGCTCCGAC tattgagaaagcaaagcATGGCTTCGGCATGAGACTTCCAAAGGTAGCAGCATAA
- the LOC107795969 gene encoding uncharacterized protein LOC107795969 isoform X3, with protein MSEPAKVRLVRCPKCENLLPELTDYSVYQCGGCGAVLRVTAKNKNGELEEFAGKSEEETVGGIVENFDLSGKKLMNIGEGSGYDVKSNTSSSSTRERRRVLCDAPETYETSFRNVAGDWANEDERVMYKTNIDEQGQENMVNEFAFDSRNGKEIETRRPGRVPNWRIRERSEAEVLPRVRRVNLQGMRNSSSINSEEGPSGYCSGSNYDTDNRLYRNDVDGIDQDEQIQENIAKEFDLFDSQHGKEVEIRRAGRVPDWRSKENSEAEVLPRARRVDLEGMRYASSINSEEGPSGYWSGSNYDNDKRLYRKDVDGFNQVDRPVDERAELLRKFDELKEQLNRFGDVPEKPNERVPLERRMAHHGNPYDLFPQSSTRIMNRASAQNPVSGERPPYLNHYNAPSPFMNTAGGGFYPPRDHIQGYGGPPRSQLFSGDPYQTPDPFQLQPSHGHFPGRSMDNEIPPTDPFRPYQPQTNPHHSSCSCFHCCNVNQIRSRGPPTGFGDKRFSDIPQKPMFYRHQNSGAFAGGYARQHPPRVQPSGQQCRPVAGGAPFLTCYNCFELLQLPKEVFRGGKRRKMKCGACSTVMVIAVLDNRLAISIEERVDKSTDKMDHQHRVMLNEGNPYSNAHTNRPSMTFSSEDYDTSRYDFHAMDQELRSLSTGRGSSIKSAEMRSLGSTSSRSSREEDNLINAAATMEKSDSVLPMKGKESPPPAGSPLQEYFEYSNKFHVANRLDHGNRSVRSDAEKLMQKKTTLQQNSAKDTAVATEMDIPSNEYGNTGSSLESGGSSKEGDQLKATKESFFSGIIKKSFKEFSRSDHSAEEEKANTTVNGHLIPDRLIKKAEKRAGRIQPGHYWYDFRAGFWGVTGGPCLGIIPPFIEEFNYPMPEKCAGGNTGVFVNGRELHPKDLKLLSSRGLPAERDRSYIIEISGRVLDEDSGEELESLGKLAPTIEKAKHGFGMRLPKVAA; from the exons ATGTCTGAACCAGCAAAGGTTCGTTTGGTTCGTTGCCCAAAGTGTGAAAATTTACTTCCTGAGCTCACTGATTATTCTGTTTACCAGTGTGGTGGTTGTGGTGCTGTTTTACGAG TTAcagccaaaaataaaaatggggaGTTAGAGGAATTTGCTGGGAAGTCTGAAGAAGAAACTGTGGGAGGAATTGTGGAGAATTTTGATCTTTCAGGGAAGAAACTTATGAATATAGGTGAGGGTTCGGGGTATGATGTCAAGTCAAATACTAGTTCTTCCAGCACAAGGGAGAGGAGGAGGGTTTTGTGCGATGCGCCTGAAACTTACGAGACCAGTTTTAGGAATGTTGCTGGTGATTGGGCTAATGAGGATGAGAGGGTGATGTATAAGACTAACATTGATGAACAAGGTCAAGAAAATATGGTCAATGAGTTTGCTTTTGACTCCCGGAATGGAAAAGAAATTGAAACTCGAAGACCAGGCCGAGTTCCAAATTGGAGAATTAGGGAGAGAAGTGAGGCTGAGGTTTTGCCCAGGGTTAGAAGAGTTAATCTTCAAGGTATGAGGAATTCATCCTCCATTAACTCAGAAGAGGGTCCGTCGGGCTACTGTTCAGGCTCAAATTATGATACTGATAACAGGTTGTACAGGAACGATGTGGATGGGATCGATCAGGATGaacaaattcaagaaaatatAGCTAAAGAATTTGATCTTTTTGACTCCCAGCATGGAAAAGAAGTTGAAATCCGAAGAGCAGGCCGCGTTCCAGATTGGAGAAGTAAGGAGAATTCTGAGGCAGAGGTGTTGCCCAGGGCTAGAAGAGTTGATCTTGAAGGTATGAGGTATGCGTCCTCCATTAACTCAGAAGAGGGTCCTTCTGGCTACTGGTCAGGTTCAaattatgataatgataagaggTTGTATAGGAAGGATGTGGATGGGTTCAATCAGGTTGATCGTCCCGTTGATGAGCGCGCAGAgcttttgagaaagtttgatgagCTAAAAGAACAGCTCAATCGGTTTGGTGATGTGCCTGAGAAGCCTAACGAAAGAGTCCCACTTGAAAGGAGGATGGCTCATCATGGAAATCCCTATGATCTGTTTCCTCAAAGCTCTACAAGGATCATGAATAGAGCTTCGGCACAAAATCCTGTATCTGGTGAAAGACCTCCCTATCTGAACCACTACAATGCGCCCTCGCCTTTTATGAATACAGCTGGTGGTGGATTTTATCCTCCTAGAGACCATATCCAGGGATATGGAGGTCCTCCCAGGTCCCAGTTGTTTAGTGGAGATCCATACCAAACCCCGGATCCATTTCAATTGCAGCCATCTCATGGCCATTTTCCTGGGCGCTCAATGGACAATGAAATCCCACCTACGGATCCTTTTCGACCTTACCAGCCTCAGACTAATCCTCATCATTCATCTTGCAGTTGTTTTCATTGCTGCAATGTAAATCAAATCCGTAGTCGAGGTCCACCCACTGGTTTTGGTGATAAAAGGTTCTCTGACATTCCCCAGAAACCAATGTTCTACCGTCATCAAAATAGTGGTGCATTTG CGGGTGGTTATGCTCGTCAACATCCTCCCAGGGTGCAGCCTAGTGGACAACAATGCCGCCCTGTGGCTGGCGGAGCCCCATTTTTGACGTGCTACAATTGTTTTGAGTTGCTGCAATTGCCTAAGGAAGTTTTTCGTGGAGGTAAAAGGCGAAAAATGAAATGTGGGGCATGTTCTACAGTTATGGTTATTGCAGTTTTAGACAATAGACTTGCTATTTCTATTGAAGAACGAGTGGATAAAAGCACTGACAAGATGGATCATCAGCATAGAGTCATGTTGAATGAAGGGAATCCATACTCCAATGCACATACAAACCGTCCTAGCATGACCTTCTCTTCTGAAGATTACGATACTTCTAGATATGATTTCCATGCAATGGATCAAGAACTCAGGTCACTGTCAACAGGCCGTGGAAGTTCCATTAAATCTGCCGAGATGAGAAGCCTTGGTTCTACATCTTCCCGGAGTTCAAGGGAAGAGGACAACCTCATTAATGCTGCTGCAACAATGGAAAAGTCTGACTCTGTGCTGCCAATGAAGGGTAAAGAATCTCCACCACCAGCTGGTTCACCACTGCAAGAATACTTTGAGTATTCTAACAAATTTCATGTAGCCAACCGCCTGGATCATGGAAACAGAAGTGTGCGCTCTGATGCAGAGAAGCTGATGCAGAAAAAGACTACTTTACAGCAAAACTCCGCTAAAGATACAGCTGTAGCAACTGAGATGGACATACCATCCAATGAGTATGGTAACACCGGTTCGTCTTTAGAGTCCGGTGGATCTAGTAAAGAAGGAGACCAACTGAAAGCTACTAAAGAATCATTTTTCTCTGGCATCATAAAGAAGAGCTTTAAAGAATTCAGCCGATCCGATCATTCCGCGGAGGAGGAAAAAGCCAATACTACAGTTAACGGGCATCTTATACCAGATCGGTTGATTAAAAAGGCAGAAAAGCGTGCTGGACGGATACAACCTGGACATTACTG GTATGACTTTCGAGCTGGATTCTGGGGAGTAACTGGTGGTCCTTGTCTGGGCATTATCCCT CCATTCATTGAAGAATTCAATTATCCCATGCCTGAGAAATGTGCTGGTGGAAATACTGGAGTATTTGTGAACGGGAGAGAGCTTCACCCAAAGGATCTGAAATTACTTTCGAGTAGAGGTCTCCCAGCCGAGAGAGACAGATCTTATATTATTGAAATTTCTGGCAGAGTCCTTGATGAGGACTCTGGTGAAGAGTTGGAGAGCCTGGGCAAACTTGCTCCGAC tattgagaaagcaaagcATGGCTTCGGCATGAGACTTCCAAAGGTAGCAGCATAA
- the LOC107795969 gene encoding uncharacterized protein LOC107795969 isoform X2 — protein sequence MSEPAKVRLVRCPKCENLLPELTDYSVYQCGGCGAVLRAKNKNGELEEFAGKSEEETVGGIVENFDLSGKKLMNIGEGSGYDVKSNTSSSSTRERRRVLCDAPETYETSFRNVAGDWANEDERVMYKTNIDEQGQENMVNEFAFDSRNGKEIETRRPGRVPNWRIRERSEAEVLPRVRRVNLQGMRNSSSINSEEGPSGYCSGSNYDTDNRLYRNDVDGIDQDEQIQENIAKEFDLFDSQHGKEVEIRRAGRVPDWRSKENSEAEVLPRARRVDLEGMRYASSINSEEGPSGYWSGSNYDNDKRLYRKDVDGFNQVDRPVDERAELLRKFDELKEQLNRFGDVPEKPNERVPLERRMAHHGNPYDLFPQSSTRIMNRASAQNPVSGERPPYLNHYNAPSPFMNTAGGGFYPPRDHIQGYGGPPRSQLFSGDPYQTPDPFQLQPSHGHFPGRSMDNEIPPTDPFRPYQPQTNPHHSSCSCFHCCNVNQIRSRGPPTGFGDKRFSDIPQKPMFYRHQNSGAFGKQDYNPRNANSLPSKPQNSLSQMTHSGDMNSAAGGYARQHPPRVQPSGQQCRPVAGGAPFLTCYNCFELLQLPKEVFRGGKRRKMKCGACSTVMVIAVLDNRLAISIEERVDKSTDKMDHQHRVMLNEGNPYSNAHTNRPSMTFSSEDYDTSRYDFHAMDQELRSLSTGRGSSIKSAEMRSLGSTSSRSSREEDNLINAAATMEKSDSVLPMKGKESPPPAGSPLQEYFEYSNKFHVANRLDHGNRSVRSDAEKLMQKKTTLQQNSAKDTAVATEMDIPSNEYGNTGSSLESGGSSKEGDQLKATKESFFSGIIKKSFKEFSRSDHSAEEEKANTTVNGHLIPDRLIKKAEKRAGRIQPGHYWYDFRAGFWGVTGGPCLGIIPPFIEEFNYPMPEKCAGGNTGVFVNGRELHPKDLKLLSSRGLPAERDRSYIIEISGRVLDEDSGEELESLGKLAPTIEKAKHGFGMRLPKVAA from the exons ATGTCTGAACCAGCAAAGGTTCGTTTGGTTCGTTGCCCAAAGTGTGAAAATTTACTTCCTGAGCTCACTGATTATTCTGTTTACCAGTGTGGTGGTTGTGGTGCTGTTTTACGAG ccaaaaataaaaatggggaGTTAGAGGAATTTGCTGGGAAGTCTGAAGAAGAAACTGTGGGAGGAATTGTGGAGAATTTTGATCTTTCAGGGAAGAAACTTATGAATATAGGTGAGGGTTCGGGGTATGATGTCAAGTCAAATACTAGTTCTTCCAGCACAAGGGAGAGGAGGAGGGTTTTGTGCGATGCGCCTGAAACTTACGAGACCAGTTTTAGGAATGTTGCTGGTGATTGGGCTAATGAGGATGAGAGGGTGATGTATAAGACTAACATTGATGAACAAGGTCAAGAAAATATGGTCAATGAGTTTGCTTTTGACTCCCGGAATGGAAAAGAAATTGAAACTCGAAGACCAGGCCGAGTTCCAAATTGGAGAATTAGGGAGAGAAGTGAGGCTGAGGTTTTGCCCAGGGTTAGAAGAGTTAATCTTCAAGGTATGAGGAATTCATCCTCCATTAACTCAGAAGAGGGTCCGTCGGGCTACTGTTCAGGCTCAAATTATGATACTGATAACAGGTTGTACAGGAACGATGTGGATGGGATCGATCAGGATGaacaaattcaagaaaatatAGCTAAAGAATTTGATCTTTTTGACTCCCAGCATGGAAAAGAAGTTGAAATCCGAAGAGCAGGCCGCGTTCCAGATTGGAGAAGTAAGGAGAATTCTGAGGCAGAGGTGTTGCCCAGGGCTAGAAGAGTTGATCTTGAAGGTATGAGGTATGCGTCCTCCATTAACTCAGAAGAGGGTCCTTCTGGCTACTGGTCAGGTTCAaattatgataatgataagaggTTGTATAGGAAGGATGTGGATGGGTTCAATCAGGTTGATCGTCCCGTTGATGAGCGCGCAGAgcttttgagaaagtttgatgagCTAAAAGAACAGCTCAATCGGTTTGGTGATGTGCCTGAGAAGCCTAACGAAAGAGTCCCACTTGAAAGGAGGATGGCTCATCATGGAAATCCCTATGATCTGTTTCCTCAAAGCTCTACAAGGATCATGAATAGAGCTTCGGCACAAAATCCTGTATCTGGTGAAAGACCTCCCTATCTGAACCACTACAATGCGCCCTCGCCTTTTATGAATACAGCTGGTGGTGGATTTTATCCTCCTAGAGACCATATCCAGGGATATGGAGGTCCTCCCAGGTCCCAGTTGTTTAGTGGAGATCCATACCAAACCCCGGATCCATTTCAATTGCAGCCATCTCATGGCCATTTTCCTGGGCGCTCAATGGACAATGAAATCCCACCTACGGATCCTTTTCGACCTTACCAGCCTCAGACTAATCCTCATCATTCATCTTGCAGTTGTTTTCATTGCTGCAATGTAAATCAAATCCGTAGTCGAGGTCCACCCACTGGTTTTGGTGATAAAAGGTTCTCTGACATTCCCCAGAAACCAATGTTCTACCGTCATCAAAATAGTGGTGCATTTGGTAAGCAAGATTATAATCCTCGAAATGCCAATTCTCTTCCATCAAAGCCGCAAAATTCTCTATCACAAATGACTCATTCTGGTGATATGAACTCTGCAGCGGGTGGTTATGCTCGTCAACATCCTCCCAGGGTGCAGCCTAGTGGACAACAATGCCGCCCTGTGGCTGGCGGAGCCCCATTTTTGACGTGCTACAATTGTTTTGAGTTGCTGCAATTGCCTAAGGAAGTTTTTCGTGGAGGTAAAAGGCGAAAAATGAAATGTGGGGCATGTTCTACAGTTATGGTTATTGCAGTTTTAGACAATAGACTTGCTATTTCTATTGAAGAACGAGTGGATAAAAGCACTGACAAGATGGATCATCAGCATAGAGTCATGTTGAATGAAGGGAATCCATACTCCAATGCACATACAAACCGTCCTAGCATGACCTTCTCTTCTGAAGATTACGATACTTCTAGATATGATTTCCATGCAATGGATCAAGAACTCAGGTCACTGTCAACAGGCCGTGGAAGTTCCATTAAATCTGCCGAGATGAGAAGCCTTGGTTCTACATCTTCCCGGAGTTCAAGGGAAGAGGACAACCTCATTAATGCTGCTGCAACAATGGAAAAGTCTGACTCTGTGCTGCCAATGAAGGGTAAAGAATCTCCACCACCAGCTGGTTCACCACTGCAAGAATACTTTGAGTATTCTAACAAATTTCATGTAGCCAACCGCCTGGATCATGGAAACAGAAGTGTGCGCTCTGATGCAGAGAAGCTGATGCAGAAAAAGACTACTTTACAGCAAAACTCCGCTAAAGATACAGCTGTAGCAACTGAGATGGACATACCATCCAATGAGTATGGTAACACCGGTTCGTCTTTAGAGTCCGGTGGATCTAGTAAAGAAGGAGACCAACTGAAAGCTACTAAAGAATCATTTTTCTCTGGCATCATAAAGAAGAGCTTTAAAGAATTCAGCCGATCCGATCATTCCGCGGAGGAGGAAAAAGCCAATACTACAGTTAACGGGCATCTTATACCAGATCGGTTGATTAAAAAGGCAGAAAAGCGTGCTGGACGGATACAACCTGGACATTACTG GTATGACTTTCGAGCTGGATTCTGGGGAGTAACTGGTGGTCCTTGTCTGGGCATTATCCCT CCATTCATTGAAGAATTCAATTATCCCATGCCTGAGAAATGTGCTGGTGGAAATACTGGAGTATTTGTGAACGGGAGAGAGCTTCACCCAAAGGATCTGAAATTACTTTCGAGTAGAGGTCTCCCAGCCGAGAGAGACAGATCTTATATTATTGAAATTTCTGGCAGAGTCCTTGATGAGGACTCTGGTGAAGAGTTGGAGAGCCTGGGCAAACTTGCTCCGAC tattgagaaagcaaagcATGGCTTCGGCATGAGACTTCCAAAGGTAGCAGCATAA
- the LOC107795971 gene encoding putative pentatricopeptide repeat-containing protein At3g18840 encodes MPERNVFTWNAIINTYVKARKFAQARTLFYAAPQKDYVTYNTMLSGYVNCEGFQDQAVRLFAEMQCVEKVSEYALTTMLGLVTKLSILSYGRQLHSYMLKSGNSLSRYALSSLIVMYSKCGCFRDAWRVFDGSDVGAVDTVSKNAMVAACFREGELEMARDVFSSRPQLNDEVSWNTMISGFAQNGYEEEAIQLFRCMMEEGFVWNEHSFSSVISACSGVKNLKLGKEIHAWILKEGMSLNPFLSCSFVNLYCKCGLLNYASSVCATTQKENPFSITPLIVEYSGMGNMLEARRLFDSLPGKNHVVWTTMISGYVKAHQCEDAFQLFRELMTQETAVPDELIFINLLGACSIHATFNYGQQIHACILRTGTAMDAKLVNSLVDMYSKCGNVTYAQRVFQLAVDRDSILYNSMIAGYALHGYENEAIQLFSQMTERGFQPDEVTFLALLSVCRHRGLVKMGEQYFFSMTKDYNISPGTDHYASMIDLYGRANQLEKAVSLMEKLPIEPDAVILGAFLNACKMNRNVELAKAAENKLLQIEGRNGSRYMQLAGIYASEGKWNEMGRVMKMMRGREAKKTAGCSWVYVGDTVHTFISGDRSHSDNDAIYIILGYLIKELTKLSATIFFEEELCTFC; translated from the coding sequence ATGCCTGAAAGAAACGTTTTCACTTGGAATGCTATTATAAACACTTACGTTAAAGCTCGAAAATTTGCTCAAGCGAGAACACTTTTTTATGCTGCTCCCCAAAAGGATTATGTCACGTACAACACAATGCTGTCTGGTTATGTCAATTGTGAAGGATTTCAGGATCAAGCAGTTCGATTATTTGCCGAAATGCAATGCGTTGAGAAAGTATCTGAATATGCCTTGACTACCATGCTTGGTTTAGTAACAAAGTTGAGTATTTTGTCATATGGTAGGCAATTGCATTCATATATGTTAAAGAGCGGGAATAGTTTAAGTAGGTATGCACTGAGTTCTTTGATTGTTATGTATTCGAAATGCGGGTGCTTCAGAGATGCTTGGAGGGTCTTTGATGGATCTGATGTTGGGGCTGTTGACACGGTTTCCAAGAATGCAATGGTGGCAGCTTGTTTTAGAGAAGGTGAGTTGGAAATGGCCAGGGATGTTTTTTCGAGTAGGCCGCAGTTAAATGATGAAGTTTCTTGGAACACAATGATTTCGGGTTTTGCCCAAAATGGGTATGAAGAGGAGGCCATCCAGTTGTTCAGGTGCATGATGGAGGAGGGATTCGTATGGAACGAACACAGTTTTTCTAGTGTTATAAGTGCTTGTTCTGGCGTGAAGAATTTAAAACTTGGAAAGGAGATTCATGCTTGGATTTTGAAGGAAGGGATGAGTTTGAATCCATTTCTTAGCTGTAGTTTCGTTAATCTTTATTGCAAGTGTGGTCTCTTGAATTATGCATCATCTGTTTGTGCAACTACTCAGAAAGAGAACCCGTTTTCCATCACACCGTTAATTGTAGAATATTCAGGAATGGGTAATATGTTAGAAGCAAGAAGGCTTTTTGACTCATTGCCTGGTAAGAATCATGTTGTATGGACTACTATGATATCTGGATACGTGAAAGCACATCAATGTGAAGATGCTTTTCAGCTTTTCAGAGAGTTAATGACACAGGAAACAGCCGTTCCTGATGAACTGATTTTTATAAACCTGCTTGGTGCATGTTCCATACATGCGACCTTCAATTACGGGCAGCAAATACATGCCTGTATACTGAGAACTGGCACTGCAATGGATGCTAAGTTGGTAAATTCATTGGTTGATATGTACTCAAAATGTGGAAATGTAACATATGCACAGAGGGTTTTTCAGTTGGCTGTTGATAGAGATTCTATCCTTTACAATAGTATGATAGCTGGTTATGCTCTCCATGGGTATGAAAATGAAGCTATTCAGCTTTTCAGTCAGATGACAGAGCGAGGTTTCCAACCTGATGAAGTCACTTTCCTTGCCCTTCTATCAGTTTGCCGGCATCGTGGATTAGTGAAAATGGGAGAACAGTATTTCTTTTCCATGACCAAAGATTACAATATATCACCTGGAACTGATCACTATGCAAGTATGATAGACTTGTATGGAAGGGCAAATCAACTTGAGAAGGCAGTAAGCTTAATGGAAAAGTTGCCTATAGAACCAGATGCTGTAATTCTGGGTGCATTTCTAAATGCTTGCAAAATGAACAGAAATGTTGAACTTGCAAAAGCTGCAGAGAATAAGCTATTACAAATCGAAGGAAGGAATGGTTCTAGATATATGCAGTTGGCTGGGATCTATGCCTCGGAGGGGAAATGGAATGAGATGGGAAGGGTAATGAAAATGATGAGAGGAAGAGAGGCCAAGAAAACTGCTGGTTGCAGTTGGGTATATGTAGGAGACACAGTTCATACCTTTATCTCTGGTGACAGATCTCACTCGGACAATGATgctatatatattattttaggaTATCTGATCAAAGAATTAACTAAACTATCAGCTACTATATTTTTCGAAGAAGAGCTATGCACGTTCTGTTGA